The Streptomyces achromogenes genome window below encodes:
- a CDS encoding enoyl-CoA hydratase gives MDQILYEAQNGIATITLNRPEAANAQTMALLDDLDAAYTRAARDAHVRVVVLRANGRHFSAGHDLKDRWPGPGEITLEWIYDTETRHYLEYSLKWRNIPKPTIAAVQGKCIAAGLMLCWPCDLIVAAENAEFSDPVVHMGIGGVEYHGHTWELGPRKAKEILFTGRPLTAREAEQVGMVNKVVPLDELDSGTYELADRIAAMPPFGLRQAKRAVNQTLDVQGFHTALQAVFDIHQTGHGNALSVDGFPILTRLDEMKQHLKQG, from the coding sequence ATGGACCAGATCCTGTACGAGGCCCAGAACGGCATCGCCACGATCACCCTCAACCGCCCCGAGGCAGCCAACGCCCAGACCATGGCGCTCCTCGACGACCTCGACGCGGCCTACACCCGGGCCGCGCGGGACGCGCACGTACGGGTCGTCGTGCTCAGGGCGAACGGCCGGCACTTCTCGGCCGGGCACGACCTGAAGGACCGCTGGCCCGGCCCCGGCGAGATCACCCTGGAGTGGATCTACGACACCGAGACCCGCCACTATCTGGAGTACTCGCTGAAGTGGCGCAACATCCCCAAGCCGACCATCGCCGCCGTCCAGGGCAAGTGCATCGCCGCCGGGCTGATGCTGTGCTGGCCGTGCGACCTGATCGTGGCCGCCGAGAACGCCGAGTTCTCCGACCCGGTCGTGCACATGGGCATCGGCGGCGTCGAGTACCACGGCCACACTTGGGAGCTGGGCCCGCGCAAGGCCAAGGAGATCCTGTTCACGGGCCGGCCGCTGACCGCCCGCGAGGCCGAGCAGGTCGGCATGGTGAACAAGGTGGTGCCACTCGACGAACTGGACAGCGGCACCTACGAGTTGGCCGACCGGATCGCCGCGATGCCCCCGTTCGGCCTGCGCCAGGCCAAGCGCGCCGTCAACCAGACCCTCGACGTCCAGGGCTTCCACACCGCTCTCCAGGCCGTCTTCGACATCCACCAGACCGGGCACGGCAACGCGCTCAGCGTGGACGGCTTCCCGATCCTGACCCGCCTCGACGAGATGAAGCAGCATCTGAAGCAGGGCTGA
- a CDS encoding acyl-CoA dehydrogenase family protein — translation MKLADDPEVEEFRAQFAAFLDAHLPEEAEARERAGSSAHVPAWARRWQRTLFDACWLLPGQPPEYGGRNAGLPQQLAHLEELARRRIYHSFNPQGLGIIAASLLTFGTEEQKRRWAVPILRAEITAALGMSEPEAGSDLASLRTRAVADRDGFVVNGQKIWTSGAHDADVLLTFVRTDPEAPKHRGISALLIPTGAEGVVRRPFGSIAAEDDLDFNEVFLTDVRVPRGNLIGNVGEGWRVANGSLGHERTLLWLSYAERLEDLLRDAADAGAGQEWYATLRMDLTALRLLGYRQLGLDRDPAEISVLKLLGSEAVQSASLHALEAHGAEGLEHPKRTGPYHHMHHEHFISSWFERYARSFAGTIAGGTSEIQRNIIAERILGLPR, via the coding sequence ATGAAGCTGGCCGACGACCCCGAGGTGGAGGAGTTCCGCGCACAGTTCGCCGCCTTCCTCGACGCCCACCTGCCCGAAGAGGCCGAGGCCCGCGAACGTGCCGGCTCCAGCGCCCACGTCCCCGCATGGGCCCGCCGCTGGCAGCGCACCCTGTTCGACGCGTGCTGGCTGCTCCCGGGCCAGCCGCCCGAGTACGGCGGCCGCAACGCAGGCCTGCCCCAGCAACTCGCCCACCTGGAGGAGCTGGCCCGCCGCCGGATCTACCACAGCTTCAACCCCCAGGGCCTGGGCATCATCGCCGCCTCTCTGCTCACCTTCGGCACCGAGGAGCAGAAGCGCCGCTGGGCCGTGCCGATCCTGCGCGCCGAGATCACCGCCGCGCTCGGCATGAGCGAACCCGAGGCCGGCTCGGACCTCGCCTCCCTGCGCACCCGTGCCGTGGCGGACCGGGACGGGTTCGTGGTCAACGGCCAGAAGATCTGGACCTCCGGCGCCCACGACGCCGACGTCCTGCTCACCTTCGTCCGCACCGACCCGGAGGCGCCGAAGCACAGGGGCATCAGTGCCCTGCTGATCCCGACCGGCGCCGAGGGCGTCGTACGCCGCCCGTTCGGGTCGATCGCCGCCGAGGACGACCTCGACTTCAACGAGGTGTTCCTCACCGACGTCCGGGTGCCCCGCGGGAACCTCATCGGGAACGTGGGTGAGGGCTGGCGGGTGGCCAACGGCTCCCTCGGCCACGAGCGCACCCTGTTGTGGCTGTCGTACGCCGAACGCCTGGAGGACCTCCTGCGCGACGCGGCCGACGCGGGCGCCGGCCAGGAGTGGTACGCCACCCTCCGCATGGACCTGACGGCGCTGCGGCTCCTCGGTTACCGCCAGCTCGGCCTGGACCGCGACCCGGCGGAGATCTCGGTGCTCAAGCTGCTCGGCTCCGAGGCCGTCCAGTCCGCCTCCCTGCACGCGCTGGAGGCCCACGGCGCCGAGGGACTCGAGCATCCCAAGCGCACGGGCCCGTACCACCACATGCACCACGAGCACTTCATCTCCAGTTGGTTCGAGCGGTACGCGCGCAGCTTCGCCGGCACCATCGCCGGCGGCACCAGCGAGATCCAGCGCAACATCATCGCCGAGCGCATCCTCGGCCTGCCGCGATAG
- a CDS encoding acyl-CoA dehydrogenase family protein, with amino-acid sequence MEFELDEEQQLLRRTVRETVAKVRSRPAGQQWDTYLRLGWLEAPPLELALILEELGYAADPTPFLATATWFAPLTGRLPEGSGTAVFDGVGRYVLDADRADEVALLTHRGVIVVRGTELAAERVPVLDPHLHAAHVGAEDLAAKVPDLALVGLAATCVGACRRVLDLVLDHVKQRVQFGRPLGSFQAVKHKAADMHVAIERARALTHFSALTIAEDDPRRADAAHMAKAAAGECQRLVFRHGLQLSGAMGFTWENELQYHLKRAQACDLLLGTASVHRKALLA; translated from the coding sequence GTGGAGTTCGAACTCGACGAGGAGCAGCAGCTGCTGCGGCGCACGGTGCGTGAGACGGTCGCCAAGGTGCGGAGCAGGCCCGCCGGCCAGCAGTGGGACACGTACCTACGACTGGGCTGGCTGGAGGCGCCCCCGCTCGAGCTCGCCCTGATCCTCGAAGAACTGGGATACGCCGCCGACCCCACTCCGTTTCTGGCCACCGCCACCTGGTTCGCACCGCTCACCGGCCGGCTCCCCGAGGGCAGCGGCACCGCCGTGTTCGACGGCGTCGGGCGCTACGTCCTGGACGCCGACCGGGCCGATGAGGTCGCGCTTCTCACACACCGGGGCGTCATCGTCGTCCGGGGAACGGAGCTGGCCGCCGAACGGGTCCCCGTGCTCGATCCGCACCTGCACGCCGCACACGTCGGCGCCGAGGACCTCGCAGCCAAAGTGCCCGATCTCGCCCTGGTGGGACTCGCCGCCACCTGCGTGGGTGCCTGTCGGCGCGTCCTCGATCTCGTCCTGGACCATGTGAAGCAGCGGGTGCAGTTCGGCCGGCCGCTCGGCTCCTTCCAGGCCGTCAAGCACAAGGCGGCCGACATGCACGTGGCGATCGAACGCGCCCGCGCCCTCACCCACTTCAGCGCCCTGACCATCGCCGAGGACGACCCGCGCCGCGCCGACGCCGCGCACATGGCCAAGGCCGCGGCCGGCGAGTGCCAGCGCCTGGTATTCCGGCACGGGCTGCAATTGTCCGGCGCCATGGGCTTCACCTGGGAGAACGAACTGCAGTACCACCTCAAACGTGCCCAGGCCTGCGACTTGCTCCTCGGCACCGCGTCCGTTCACAGGAAGGCGCTGCTCGCGTGA
- a CDS encoding TetR/AcrR family transcriptional regulator, producing MSAVPAESVKTPEPAWRQRAVERSTRAAKLRAEQRVQRFLDAAQELIADKGTTDFTVQEIVERSRQSLRSFYQHFDGKHELLLALFEDALSKSAATLREQVTAGQDPLERLKIAVEWLYDASKPREGRQSPLFTDFAVQLLVSHPEQVASAHLPLLDFFTEMVEEAVETGQAVAPKPRRTASLIMQTAMFTAQAPSARVGAHPSPITVEEVWAFCLGGISGGPVPDGTPATAPPVKKTAAKTGTRKKASAKKSASATTAARKTGAAASPPRHG from the coding sequence ATGAGTGCCGTCCCCGCAGAATCCGTCAAGACCCCCGAGCCCGCGTGGCGGCAGCGCGCCGTCGAGCGCTCCACCCGGGCGGCGAAGCTGCGCGCCGAGCAACGCGTCCAGCGCTTTTTGGACGCCGCCCAGGAGCTCATCGCCGACAAGGGCACCACCGACTTCACCGTGCAGGAGATCGTCGAGCGTTCCCGCCAGTCACTGCGCAGCTTCTACCAGCACTTCGACGGCAAGCACGAACTCCTGCTCGCCCTGTTCGAGGACGCGCTGTCGAAGTCCGCCGCCACCCTACGGGAGCAGGTCACCGCGGGGCAGGATCCGCTGGAGCGTCTGAAGATCGCGGTCGAGTGGCTCTACGACGCCTCCAAGCCGCGCGAGGGCCGGCAGTCCCCGCTCTTCACCGACTTCGCCGTCCAGCTGCTGGTCAGCCACCCTGAACAGGTGGCCAGCGCCCACCTGCCGCTGCTCGACTTCTTCACCGAGATGGTGGAAGAAGCCGTCGAGACCGGCCAGGCCGTGGCCCCGAAGCCGCGGCGCACCGCCTCCCTGATCATGCAGACGGCGATGTTCACGGCCCAGGCCCCCTCGGCCCGGGTCGGCGCCCATCCCTCGCCGATCACGGTGGAGGAGGTGTGGGCCTTCTGTCTGGGCGGCATCAGTGGCGGCCCGGTGCCCGACGGCACTCCGGCGACTGCACCGCCGGTGAAGAAGACCGCGGCGAAGACCGGCACGAGGAAGAAGGCGTCCGCCAAGAAGTCCGCCTCGGCCACGACCGCGGCCAGGAAGACGGGCGCGGCAGCCAGTCCGCCCAGGCACGGCTGA
- a CDS encoding acyl-CoA dehydrogenase family protein, producing MDFELTEDQETIRKAVAGLLRDFDDRYWMEKDRDHAFPEEFYAAVADGGWLGITIPEEYGGHGLGITEATLLLEEVARSGGGMNAASAIHMSIFGMHPVVVHGSDELKRRTLPRIARGDLHVCFGVTEPGAGLDTTSITTFARRVGDHYVVSGRKVWISKALESEKILLLTRTARRDEVEKPTDGMTLFLTDLNRDRVDIRPIPKMGRNAVSSNEVFIDDLRVPVEDRVGEEGQGFRYLLDGLNPERMLIAAEALGIGRVALDRAVRYGREREVFGRPIGMNQGIQFPLADALAHLDAAELVLRKATWLYDQGRPCGREANTAKYLCADAGFTAADRALQTHGGMGYSEEYPVARFFREARLMRIAPVSQEMVLNYLGSHTLGLPRSY from the coding sequence GTGGACTTCGAGCTGACCGAGGACCAGGAGACGATCCGCAAGGCCGTGGCCGGTCTCCTGCGTGACTTCGACGACCGGTACTGGATGGAGAAGGACCGGGACCACGCGTTCCCCGAGGAGTTCTACGCCGCCGTCGCCGATGGCGGCTGGCTCGGCATCACGATCCCGGAGGAGTACGGCGGCCACGGACTCGGCATCACCGAGGCGACACTGCTGCTGGAGGAGGTCGCGCGCTCCGGCGGGGGCATGAACGCCGCCAGCGCGATCCACATGTCGATCTTCGGCATGCATCCGGTGGTCGTGCACGGCTCCGACGAGCTGAAGCGCCGCACCCTGCCGCGCATCGCACGCGGCGACCTGCACGTGTGCTTCGGGGTGACGGAACCGGGCGCCGGGCTCGACACGACGAGCATCACCACGTTCGCCCGCCGGGTCGGCGACCACTACGTCGTCAGCGGACGCAAGGTGTGGATCTCCAAGGCCCTGGAGTCTGAGAAGATCCTTCTGCTGACGCGTACGGCCAGGCGTGACGAGGTCGAGAAGCCGACCGACGGCATGACGCTGTTCCTCACCGATCTGAACCGCGACCGGGTGGACATCCGCCCGATCCCGAAGATGGGCCGCAACGCCGTCTCCTCGAACGAGGTGTTCATCGACGACCTGCGGGTGCCGGTCGAGGACCGGGTCGGCGAGGAGGGCCAGGGGTTCCGCTACCTCCTCGACGGCCTCAACCCGGAGCGGATGCTGATCGCCGCCGAGGCCCTCGGCATCGGCCGGGTGGCCCTGGACCGGGCCGTGCGCTACGGACGCGAGCGGGAGGTGTTCGGGCGGCCCATCGGCATGAACCAGGGCATCCAGTTCCCGCTGGCCGACGCCCTCGCCCACCTCGACGCGGCGGAACTCGTGCTGCGCAAGGCGACCTGGCTGTACGACCAGGGCCGGCCGTGCGGGCGGGAGGCCAACACCGCCAAGTACCTGTGCGCGGACGCCGGGTTCACGGCCGCCGACCGGGCCCTGCAGACACACGGCGGCATGGGCTACTCCGAGGAGTATCCCGTGGCCCGCTTCTTCCGTGAGGCACGACTGATGCGGATCGCGCCGGTCAGCCAGGAGATGGTCCTGAACTACCTGGGGTCCCACACCCTGGGCCTGCCGAGAAGCTACTGA
- a CDS encoding SDR family NAD(P)-dependent oxidoreductase translates to MTEGTGLFDLTGRSALVTGAAGGIGSAVAGALARAGAAVLVTDVDEAAATAVAGKLTAAGLHAEGAALDVGDRAAADAAASRAACLTGGTLHILVNNAGVTAPAMFEKLDEESFRRLLDIHVLGAFHCAQAALPFLPTNGTGRIINVTSSAGLTGTLGQVNYSAAKAGIIGLTKSLARELARKNILVNALAPLAATPMTETIRTDPKFAERMLARIPLGRWAEPEEVAGAFVFLASDAASFITGQVLPVDGGLVI, encoded by the coding sequence ATGACCGAGGGAACGGGACTGTTCGATCTCACCGGGCGTTCGGCGCTGGTGACCGGGGCGGCCGGCGGCATCGGCTCGGCGGTGGCCGGGGCGCTCGCCCGGGCCGGTGCCGCGGTGCTCGTCACCGACGTCGACGAGGCGGCGGCAACGGCCGTGGCCGGGAAGCTGACCGCCGCAGGACTGCACGCCGAGGGCGCCGCCCTGGATGTGGGGGACCGGGCGGCAGCCGATGCCGCGGCATCCCGGGCCGCCTGCCTCACCGGCGGGACACTGCACATCCTCGTCAACAATGCGGGCGTCACCGCGCCCGCGATGTTCGAGAAGCTCGACGAGGAGTCGTTCCGGCGGCTCCTCGACATCCATGTGCTGGGAGCGTTCCACTGCGCCCAGGCCGCGCTGCCGTTCCTGCCGACGAACGGGACCGGCCGGATCATCAACGTCACGTCGTCGGCCGGCCTGACCGGCACCCTGGGCCAGGTGAACTACTCGGCGGCCAAGGCGGGCATCATCGGACTCACCAAATCGCTGGCTCGTGAGCTGGCCCGGAAGAACATCTTGGTCAACGCGCTCGCACCACTGGCGGCGACGCCGATGACCGAGACCATCCGCACCGACCCGAAGTTCGCGGAGCGGATGCTCGCCCGGATCCCGCTGGGCCGCTGGGCGGAGCCGGAGGAGGTCGCGGGCGCGTTCGTCTTCCTCGCCTCCGACGCGGCCTCCTTCATCACCGGGCAGGTGCTGCCGGTGGACGGCGGACTGGTCATCTGA
- a CDS encoding FadR/GntR family transcriptional regulator, protein MPSAHSTPPAPRFDTLTVPKASDVLASEVRERILSGEFAEGTPLPPERQLVEQTGLSRATVREALRILEVERLVEIRPGRGGGAFVHRPGRESLANTVQLVIRGQQIRLEALHETREAIEPACAALAAGRRTQQDLADLDAAHAELVDAGDDIRRFLRANVRWHNAVARAGGNELLIGFLSALSESIYAATNLERFMDTRIREVTAQAHAKITEAIRSGDAAAARRRMSRHVCGFARAAAEVDGRERVELTEPED, encoded by the coding sequence GTGCCCAGCGCTCACTCCACTCCCCCCGCCCCGCGCTTCGACACGCTCACCGTCCCCAAGGCCTCGGACGTGCTGGCGTCCGAGGTGCGTGAGCGCATCCTGTCCGGGGAGTTCGCGGAGGGCACACCCCTGCCGCCGGAACGACAACTGGTGGAGCAGACGGGACTGAGCCGGGCGACCGTGCGGGAGGCGTTGCGCATCCTGGAGGTCGAGCGGCTGGTGGAGATCCGGCCGGGACGCGGAGGCGGGGCCTTCGTGCACCGGCCGGGCCGCGAATCCCTGGCGAACACCGTGCAGTTGGTCATCCGCGGCCAGCAGATCCGGCTGGAGGCGCTGCACGAGACCCGTGAGGCCATCGAGCCCGCGTGCGCCGCGCTCGCGGCCGGCCGGCGCACCCAGCAGGATCTGGCCGACCTGGACGCCGCCCATGCCGAGCTGGTCGACGCCGGTGACGACATCCGCCGTTTCCTGCGGGCCAACGTCCGCTGGCACAACGCGGTGGCGAGGGCGGGCGGCAACGAACTGCTCATCGGGTTCCTCAGCGCGCTCTCGGAGTCGATCTACGCCGCCACGAACCTGGAACGGTTCATGGACACCCGTATCCGCGAGGTCACCGCCCAGGCACACGCGAAGATCACCGAGGCCATCCGGTCGGGTGACGCGGCGGCGGCCCGGAGGCGGATGAGCCGCCATGTGTGCGGGTTCGCACGGGCCGCCGCCGAGGTGGACGGCCGGGAACGCGTCGAACTGACCGAGCCCGAAGACTGA